The following are from one region of the Dreissena polymorpha isolate Duluth1 chromosome 2, UMN_Dpol_1.0, whole genome shotgun sequence genome:
- the LOC127867257 gene encoding uncharacterized protein LOC127867257 isoform X1, protein MLRLHQLTIALPNDCLLLTHTYSDGVTETTHVEGQSNNYRDGIIIGSLTGFVILAVICVVLWLNRRYIPLCAELYRKQDKAESAYEEVEQMEITEPSAQPSNQQQSIADSANVVMNILTGTNEPSEPPSNQQQSNADSANVAIDDTTGTNGMKDFLILHAMDDADLARKVKEKMEHVLDVNIRPLVDVFGDVGLNHGQLSCIDSMMNEYRCIIFLVTPNFKLDKLHLYQGETTLVMDLMGVRRDQQHRFVPLLCDIKLSDLKVGWLSTLIPLYFTDSGMQQVPRLIENIRKMKL, encoded by the exons ATGTTAAGGCTCCATCAGCTTACCATTGCGCTTCCAAATGACTGTTTGCTACTGACCCATACATATTCAG ATGGTGTTACGGAAACGACACATGTTGAAGGACAAAGTAATAATTATAGAGACGGAATTATAATTGGATCATTAACTGGCTTTGTTATCTTAGCTGTTATTTGTGTGGTGCTATGGCTGAACAGACGATATATACCATTATGTGCAG AATTATATCGGAAACAAGACAAGGCTGAATCTGCATACGAAGAGGTGGAACAGATGGAGATCACCG AGCCGTCGGCACAACCATCCAACCAACAACAAAGCATTGCTGATTCTGCAAACGTAGTGATGAATATTCTAACTGGAACAAATG agccgtCGGAACCACCATCTAACCAGCAACAAAGCAATGCTGATTCTGCAAACGTAGCGATAGACGATACAACTGGAACAAATG GTATGAAGGATTTTCTAATTTTACACGCGATGGACGATGCAGACCTAGCCAGGAAGGTCAAGGAGAAGATGGAGCATGTGCTTGACGTTAATATTCGGCCATTAGTAGACGTGTTTGGCGATGTCGGTCTAAATCATGGACAATTATCGTGCATTGATTCAATGATGAATGAATACAGATGTATAATATTTCTCGTCACTCCGAACTTCAAACTAGACAAGTTACATTTGTATCAAGGCGAAACCACATTAGTGATGGATTTGATGGGTGTAAGACGTGACCAACAACATCGGTTTGTACCACTTTTATGCGACATTAAGTTGAGCGACCTCAAAGTAGGTTGGCTTTCAACATTGATACCTTTATATTTTACAGACAGTGGTATGCAGCAAGTTCCGCGATTGATTGAAAACATTCGAAAAATGAAACTTTAA
- the LOC127867257 gene encoding TIR domain-containing adapter molecule 2-like isoform X2, which produces MLRLHQLTIALPNDCLLLTHTYSELYRKQDKAESAYEEVEQMEITEPSAQPSNQQQSIADSANVVMNILTGTNEPSEPPSNQQQSNADSANVAIDDTTGTNGMKDFLILHAMDDADLARKVKEKMEHVLDVNIRPLVDVFGDVGLNHGQLSCIDSMMNEYRCIIFLVTPNFKLDKLHLYQGETTLVMDLMGVRRDQQHRFVPLLCDIKLSDLKVGWLSTLIPLYFTDSGMQQVPRLIENIRKMKL; this is translated from the exons ATGTTAAGGCTCCATCAGCTTACCATTGCGCTTCCAAATGACTGTTTGCTACTGACCCATACATATTCAG AATTATATCGGAAACAAGACAAGGCTGAATCTGCATACGAAGAGGTGGAACAGATGGAGATCACCG AGCCGTCGGCACAACCATCCAACCAACAACAAAGCATTGCTGATTCTGCAAACGTAGTGATGAATATTCTAACTGGAACAAATG agccgtCGGAACCACCATCTAACCAGCAACAAAGCAATGCTGATTCTGCAAACGTAGCGATAGACGATACAACTGGAACAAATG GTATGAAGGATTTTCTAATTTTACACGCGATGGACGATGCAGACCTAGCCAGGAAGGTCAAGGAGAAGATGGAGCATGTGCTTGACGTTAATATTCGGCCATTAGTAGACGTGTTTGGCGATGTCGGTCTAAATCATGGACAATTATCGTGCATTGATTCAATGATGAATGAATACAGATGTATAATATTTCTCGTCACTCCGAACTTCAAACTAGACAAGTTACATTTGTATCAAGGCGAAACCACATTAGTGATGGATTTGATGGGTGTAAGACGTGACCAACAACATCGGTTTGTACCACTTTTATGCGACATTAAGTTGAGCGACCTCAAAGTAGGTTGGCTTTCAACATTGATACCTTTATATTTTACAGACAGTGGTATGCAGCAAGTTCCGCGATTGATTGAAAACATTCGAAAAATGAAACTTTAA
- the LOC127869766 gene encoding mucin-like protein gives MRTRTCTNPPPLSHGKNCEGPKTDYKSCVRDACLIDGSWGAWNLWGSCSATCRVGIQHRNRFCDNPPPARFGDHCFGDSLDDRICMNQGCSDGGWATWSSWSSCTATCDGGTSQRYRECTNPTPSPYGQQCHGPNTNFKVCSIFPCLQTATTPNILFKVRRVKNETPSDGEIIVFEDVLYNNGSGYNSSIGILTAPVGGTYLFTARLLSQRGGPVFFEINVNGNMNSNGALFAHQGYSYATADSVVRLLPGDRVFIKSLYSNSISNSGLSSYLNYNSNEFTGWMAMSNK, from the exons ATGCGAACAAGGACATGCACCAACCCTCCGCCTTTATCCCACGGCAAAAACTGCGAAGGACCTAAGACGGACTACAAGTCCTGCGTGCGGGACGCATGTCTAA TTGACGGTAGCTGGGGAGCGTGGAATCTATGGGGTTCATGTTCAGCGACATGTCGCGTGGGAATACAACACAGGAACAGGTTTTGTGACAACCCACCTCCAGCGCGATTTGGTGATCACTGCTTTGGAGATTCTTTGGATGACCGAATATGCATGAATCAAGGATGTTCTg ATGGTGGCTGGGCAACTTGGAGTTCTTGGAGCTCTTGCACAGCCACATGTGACGGCGGGACCAGTCAACGTTACCGAGAGTGTACCAACCCAACACCCTCCCCTTACGGACAGCAGTGCCATGGTCCCAACACAAACTTCAAAGTCTGCAGCATCTTCCCGTGTCTTC aaACTGCGACAACACCGAATATCTTGTTCAAAGTGAGACGAGTCAAGAATGAGACGCCTTCTGATGGAGAGATCATCGTGTTCGAGGACGTTTTGTACAACAACGGTTCCGGGTATAACAGTTCCATTGGCATCCTCACTGCTCCTGTTGGAGGAACTTACTTGTTTACCGCTCGGTTGTTGTCCCAGAGAGGCGGACCCGTGTTCTTTGAGATTAACGTCAACGGAAACATGAATTCCAACGGGGCGCTTTTTGCTCACCAAGGGTATAGCTACGCCACTGCTGACTCCGTGGTCCGTTTGTTACCCGGAGACCGAGTGTTCATCAAATCGCTATATTCGAACAGTATATCAAATTCTGGGTTGAGTAGTTACCTCAACTACAACAGCAATGAATTCACCGGT TGGATGGCCATGTCTAACAAGTGA